Proteins encoded within one genomic window of Pseudalkalibacillus sp. SCS-8:
- the pilM gene encoding type IV pilus biogenesis protein PilM produces MKLFKRTLPVFLVFQDDCIRYVKLTSKSPLVVDKLGEKILPQGVIHEGKILDRTTLSKMIHQCVDEWKLKGKKVRFTVPDAITFIRKIPVPSAIPEKELEGYIGVEIGASIHVPFDEPVFDTHKLEQHEETTDYLLFAAPENVMKEYMSVLEEAKLKPIDAELSSLAIYRLYHHIGMVEDTKRYLLLNVERNGISGTAFDKHSPVFTRFISLHPPQDHQGTKHDYFDYEERWTEITTEIGRIMNFYQFSLSEGVEFDAFLISGDHPSFEKFQNQVEEAFNINVIEIPKGSVKLFRGLDVPTKFYAPVGLGLKGE; encoded by the coding sequence ATGAAATTGTTCAAGAGAACGTTACCCGTCTTTCTTGTTTTTCAGGATGATTGCATCCGTTATGTAAAACTGACAAGTAAGTCTCCTTTAGTCGTGGACAAGCTTGGCGAGAAAATTTTGCCTCAAGGGGTGATTCATGAAGGGAAGATTCTGGATCGTACGACCTTGAGCAAAATGATCCATCAATGTGTGGACGAATGGAAGCTGAAGGGAAAAAAAGTCCGTTTCACCGTCCCCGATGCGATCACCTTCATCCGTAAAATCCCAGTCCCTTCGGCAATTCCTGAAAAGGAACTGGAAGGATACATCGGGGTTGAAATCGGCGCATCCATCCATGTTCCTTTCGATGAACCTGTGTTCGATACGCATAAGCTGGAACAGCATGAAGAGACGACCGACTATCTTTTGTTTGCTGCACCGGAAAATGTGATGAAGGAGTATATGAGCGTGCTGGAGGAAGCAAAGCTTAAACCGATTGATGCCGAACTTTCTTCATTGGCGATTTATCGTTTGTATCACCATATCGGTATGGTTGAGGATACCAAACGTTACCTCCTATTGAACGTAGAGCGGAATGGGATAAGTGGGACTGCGTTTGATAAGCATTCCCCAGTATTTACGCGATTCATTTCCTTACACCCACCTCAGGACCACCAAGGAACGAAACATGATTATTTTGATTATGAAGAGCGATGGACAGAAATTACGACTGAAATCGGTCGGATTATGAACTTCTATCAATTCTCCCTGTCCGAAGGGGTGGAATTCGATGCTTTTCTCATATCTGGCGACCATCCTTCTTTTGAAAAATTCCAGAATCAAGTTGAAGAGGCGTTCAACATCAACGTCATCGAAATCCCTAAAGGCAGTGTGAAGCTCTTCAGAGGTTTGGACGTACCAACTAAATTCTACGCACCTGTCGGCTTAGGGTTAAAGGGGGAGTAG
- a CDS encoding prepilin peptidase, translating to MYIALFFIFGLVLGSFFNVVGLRIPQKQSIVSPGSHCTTCKQPLKPIDLIPVLSYILSKGQCRYCHTKYAIIYPIIELSTGLLFAFSYLQFGWSPMLLLSLITVSLCMIVFVSDLNYMLIPDKIVLFFAPILVVYRLWLPTDPWWDAWVGSMTGFGLLFLIAIVSKGGMGGGDIKLFALLGLIFGWKGTLLVLFLASLIGSVIGIALIVKQKVKRKQHVPFGPFIVLAALLTLFWGESILAWYFN from the coding sequence TTCAATGTCGTCGGCTTACGCATCCCACAGAAACAGTCGATCGTTTCGCCAGGCTCCCATTGTACAACCTGCAAACAGCCACTTAAGCCGATCGATCTCATTCCTGTTTTATCATACATATTATCGAAAGGGCAGTGCCGTTACTGCCACACTAAATACGCCATTATCTACCCGATTATCGAGCTCAGTACCGGACTTTTGTTTGCTTTCAGCTACTTGCAATTTGGATGGTCACCGATGCTTCTATTAAGTCTCATCACCGTTTCATTATGTATGATCGTATTCGTTAGTGACCTCAACTATATGCTGATTCCGGACAAAATTGTGCTCTTTTTTGCACCGATTCTCGTAGTCTATCGACTATGGTTGCCGACGGATCCGTGGTGGGATGCCTGGGTTGGAAGCATGACAGGGTTCGGTTTGCTTTTTCTGATTGCGATTGTCAGTAAAGGTGGTATGGGTGGAGGCGATATTAAGCTGTTTGCCTTACTTGGCCTCATTTTCGGCTGGAAGGGTACGTTACTTGTCTTATTTCTTGCTTCCTTGATTGGATCGGTCATCGGCATCGCTTTAATAGTGAAGCAAAAGGTGAAGCGGAAACAACATGTCCCTTTCGGACCTTTTATCGTATTGGCTGCTCTACTTACTCTCTTTTGGGGGGAATCCATCTTAGCATGGTACTTTAATTAA